A window from Candidatus Rickettsiella viridis encodes these proteins:
- a CDS encoding outer membrane beta-barrel protein, with protein MTKKIKKISTATLFMSIAAFSITPAARAEMAGFYAGAQLGYGNTHINTGNLVTVNNGASPVALPDLNNWAIAYRLSFGYQLNQNLAVEVGYRRFSNSDITATNGANYLATASTQERAFDLTGKAILPLTTELSAYGKLGVAYVKANSQGYASTKGSYTSTTNSYANTLEPTFGLGISYALKPNVPIELSWNRIQKIGGGNHAPSSDFYALGVAYYFG; from the coding sequence ATGACAAAAAAGATAAAAAAAATTTCTACGGCTACTTTATTCATGAGTATTGCTGCCTTTAGTATTACGCCAGCGGCACGCGCAGAGATGGCTGGATTTTATGCTGGCGCACAATTGGGATACGGTAATACACATATTAATACCGGCAATCTGGTGACTGTGAACAACGGTGCTTCGCCGGTTGCTTTGCCTGATTTAAATAATTGGGCGATCGCTTATAGACTTAGTTTTGGTTATCAGCTAAATCAAAATTTAGCGGTTGAAGTTGGTTATCGTCGTTTTAGCAACAGCGATATTACTGCAACTAACGGTGCAAATTATCTGGCAACGGCATCCACTCAAGAAAGAGCATTTGATTTAACCGGAAAAGCGATATTACCACTGACCACTGAGCTGAGTGCATACGGAAAATTAGGTGTCGCTTATGTCAAAGCTAATTCCCAAGGTTATGCAAGTACGAAGGGATCCTATACCTCAACTACTAATAGTTACGCTAATACACTAGAACCTACTTTTGGTTTAGGAATTAGTTATGCATTAAAACCTAATGTACCGATTGAGCTTTCTTGGAATCGTATTCAAAAGATAGGTGGTGGCAATCATGCACCGAGTAGTGATTTTTATGCACTGGGTGTTGCTTATTATTTTGGCTAA
- a CDS encoding outer membrane beta-barrel protein, which translates to MLKKIIITTVLGVYALNVIAANAIVPGMYFTVQLGNANTHMASKTDLGAIQDKFTLDSPNLSNNSLTGRFAIGYQFNQHFALEMGYLPLRKKELHSTIKAYMQDVPVNFSLSAALKQDVIDLTGKRIVPIFDKFNLYAKLGVAYVTSCININKKIVNLKNGSAQTSELPSPIAKHTWAPEAALGASYDITPNISVDASWMHIQPLGKNRPGNIDFVGVGVGYNVG; encoded by the coding sequence ATGCTTAAGAAGATTATCATAACCACCGTACTCGGTGTTTATGCACTGAATGTTATAGCTGCTAATGCTATAGTGCCTGGCATGTACTTCACCGTTCAGCTGGGTAATGCAAATACGCATATGGCGAGTAAAACCGATCTGGGGGCTATTCAAGATAAATTTACCCTGGATTCTCCCAATCTATCGAATAATAGCCTAACGGGTCGCTTCGCCATCGGTTACCAATTCAATCAACATTTTGCACTTGAAATGGGTTATCTGCCATTAAGAAAAAAAGAACTACATAGTACGATTAAGGCTTATATGCAGGATGTTCCAGTTAACTTTTCACTCTCTGCCGCATTAAAACAAGATGTCATTGACTTAACCGGCAAGCGTATTGTTCCGATTTTTGATAAATTTAATTTATACGCTAAATTAGGCGTGGCTTATGTAACAAGCTGCATCAATATCAATAAAAAAATTGTAAATTTAAAGAATGGTTCTGCTCAGACATCGGAATTACCTAGCCCTATTGCCAAACATACATGGGCGCCCGAAGCGGCTTTGGGTGCGAGCTATGATATTACGCCTAATATTTCGGTTGACGCTTCCTGGATGCATATACAACCGCTAGGGAAAAACCGTCCGGGTAATATCGATTTTGTTGGTGTAGGTGTAGGTTATAACGTTGGTTAG
- a CDS encoding outer membrane beta-barrel protein, whose translation MFKKVITTAVLGVSALSAIAANAAVPGPYVTGQLGYANTHMSARTEFGDTIAGMSITDQSSNNLSNNGLAGRLAVGYQLNQNFAVELGYLNLNTGKRYFTDRYFWQNQSLTQSVIDVAGKGILPISDRVNAYGKLGLAYVITTGTYAKVYHPNANGNINSIFQVADHKLAPEAAVGVSYDITPNVSLDTSWTHIQTVGKNRPGNIDFVAVGLGYHFG comes from the coding sequence ATGTTCAAAAAAGTAATCACAACCGCCGTATTAGGTGTGTCTGCACTTAGCGCGATAGCTGCCAATGCGGCTGTTCCTGGTCCTTATGTGACTGGTCAATTGGGTTATGCAAATACTCATATGAGTGCTAGAACAGAATTCGGCGATACCATCGCTGGTATGTCAATAACAGACCAAAGCTCAAACAACTTATCAAACAATGGTTTGGCAGGTCGTTTAGCAGTGGGTTACCAACTCAACCAAAACTTTGCTGTTGAATTAGGTTATCTTAATTTAAATACTGGAAAAAGATACTTCACGGATCGCTATTTTTGGCAAAATCAATCGCTGACACAATCTGTTATTGATGTGGCAGGAAAAGGTATTCTTCCCATTTCAGATCGTGTTAATGCCTATGGAAAATTAGGTCTAGCTTATGTGATAACAACAGGCACCTATGCAAAAGTCTACCATCCTAATGCTAATGGAAATATTAATAGTATATTCCAGGTTGCTGATCACAAATTAGCGCCTGAAGCTGCCGTTGGTGTGAGCTATGACATTACTCCAAATGTATCGCTTGATACGTCTTGGACACATATCCAAACTGTTGGTAAAAACCGTCCCGGTAACATTGATTTTGTTGCGGTTGGTTTAGGTTACCACTTCGGTTAA
- a CDS encoding BON domain-containing protein — translation MKAKLFIILSLIALPIVGPMAMGNHKILPQESTGQYVDNSVITLKVKSKLLADPDLKSLAISVMSYKGQVKLTGFVDTDAEKLQATKLAKQVEGVTNVTNALIVKKMPK, via the coding sequence ATGAAAGCAAAATTATTTATTATTTTAAGCTTAATCGCATTACCTATCGTTGGTCCAATGGCTATGGGTAATCATAAAATACTACCACAAGAATCCACGGGTCAATATGTTGATAACAGTGTCATCACACTGAAAGTTAAATCAAAGTTATTGGCTGATCCCGATCTTAAAAGTTTAGCTATCTCTGTTATGAGCTATAAAGGCCAAGTCAAGCTAACGGGATTTGTAGATACAGACGCTGAAAAACTGCAAGCAACCAAGCTAGCTAAACAAGTTGAAGGTGTGACGAACGTAACCAATGCCTTAATCGTGAAAAAAATGCCAAAGTAA
- the uvrA gene encoding excinuclease ABC subunit UvrA, which produces MDTIQIRGARTHNLKNIDLDIPRGQLVVMTGLSGSGKSSLAFDTLYAEGQRRYVESLSSYARQFLSMMEKPDVDHIEGLSPAIAIDQKSTSHNPRSTVGTVTEIYDYLRVLFARVGQPHCPIHGTSLAAQSVSQMVDTLMVLPNETGLSILAPLVRGRKGEYKQLFDHLRSQGYLRVRIDGKLQELDQLSSLNAKQKHTIEVVVDRGIKIKPENRLRLSESLATAASLSEGLVMVVVQPDATNKKPQELVFSERFACTECGYSISELEPRLFSFNNPAGACPQCDGIGYEHIFDSEKILSHPEKSLAKGAIQGWNAQNPYYFSLLTALAKHYDFSLDKPFDKLPKNIQKMILNGSGEEEINFQYRTEKGHTYSKKKAFEGVIPMIQRRYQETESQMVRDELARYLVLNPCSACGGTRLKEAARNVFVADKSIAQWAALPIDQLRTRFEKLNLSGQRAEIAKGLKKEIIDRLKFLIDVGLNYLSLDRSADTLSGGESQRIRLASQIGSGLVGVMYILDEPSIGLHQRDNERLLNTLLHLRNLGNTVIVVEHDEEAIRHADYVVDMGPGAGVHGGQVIAQGSPAAIMRNPDSLTGKYLSGERHIDAPKKRHKPNQKHLLKLIGASGNNLKNIDITIPLGLMTCITGVSGSGKSTLINDTLYPITARALNNATLIQPAPYTEITGLEQLDKLIDIDQSPIGRTPRSNPATYIGLFTPIRELFAATPESRSRGYKPGRFSFNVKGGRCEACEGDGVLKVEMHFLADIYVQCDVCKGKRYNRETLEIQYKGKNIHEILEMTVEDAAIFFKPVPVLARKLQMLMEVGLSYIRLGQSAPTLSGGEAQRIKLAKELSKRDTGQTLYILDEPTTGLHFYDIEQLLKVLYRLRDHGNTVVIIEHNLDVIKTADWIIDLGPEGGNKGGEVVCEGTPEQVAKNPASYTGKFLKPLLGKQSGLSAEKNGRHG; this is translated from the coding sequence ATGGATACTATTCAAATTCGCGGTGCACGTACGCATAATCTAAAAAATATCGATTTAGACATACCCCGCGGACAACTCGTTGTCATGACGGGCTTATCTGGTTCGGGTAAATCGTCTTTAGCGTTTGATACGCTCTATGCGGAAGGACAACGTCGCTATGTGGAGTCTTTATCCTCCTATGCACGTCAGTTTCTCTCGATGATGGAAAAGCCCGATGTGGATCACATTGAAGGGCTTTCTCCAGCCATTGCTATCGATCAAAAATCGACATCGCATAATCCACGTTCTACGGTGGGAACAGTCACCGAAATCTATGATTACTTACGTGTTTTATTTGCCAGAGTAGGGCAGCCGCATTGCCCGATTCACGGTACTAGCTTAGCGGCGCAAAGTGTTAGCCAAATGGTAGATACCTTGATGGTGTTACCAAATGAGACGGGGCTTTCGATCTTAGCGCCATTGGTGCGCGGGCGTAAAGGCGAATACAAACAATTGTTTGATCACTTGCGTAGCCAAGGTTATTTGCGCGTACGTATTGATGGAAAATTACAAGAATTAGATCAGCTTTCTTCTTTAAATGCTAAACAAAAACATACGATTGAAGTAGTAGTGGATAGAGGCATTAAAATAAAACCTGAAAATCGATTGCGCTTAAGTGAATCCTTGGCAACCGCCGCTTCACTCAGTGAAGGTTTAGTCATGGTAGTGGTACAACCGGATGCCACTAATAAAAAACCACAGGAATTAGTTTTTTCAGAACGATTTGCTTGTACAGAATGTGGTTATAGTATCAGCGAACTAGAGCCACGTTTATTTTCATTTAATAATCCAGCCGGAGCTTGTCCACAATGTGATGGTATTGGCTATGAACACATTTTTGATTCGGAAAAAATACTGTCGCACCCTGAAAAAAGCTTAGCTAAAGGCGCGATACAGGGCTGGAACGCGCAGAATCCGTATTATTTTTCGCTGTTAACCGCGTTAGCCAAGCATTACGACTTTTCTCTGGATAAACCATTCGATAAGTTGCCAAAAAATATTCAAAAGATGATTTTAAACGGCAGCGGCGAAGAGGAAATTAATTTCCAATACCGTACTGAAAAAGGACATACCTATAGCAAAAAGAAAGCATTTGAAGGCGTGATACCGATGATACAACGTCGCTATCAGGAAACGGAATCACAAATGGTCAGAGACGAACTTGCGCGTTATTTAGTATTAAACCCTTGCTCAGCATGCGGTGGTACACGTTTAAAAGAAGCTGCGCGTAACGTGTTTGTCGCTGATAAATCCATTGCACAATGGGCGGCATTACCGATTGATCAACTGCGAACACGTTTTGAAAAATTAAACTTATCTGGACAACGTGCTGAAATTGCCAAAGGTTTAAAAAAAGAAATCATTGATCGTTTAAAATTTTTAATTGATGTGGGCTTAAATTATTTATCATTAGACCGTAGTGCCGATACCTTATCAGGCGGTGAATCGCAACGAATTCGACTGGCGAGTCAAATTGGTTCGGGTTTAGTGGGTGTGATGTATATTTTGGATGAACCTTCGATTGGCTTACACCAACGAGATAATGAACGATTGCTCAATACCTTATTACATTTACGCAATTTAGGTAATACAGTTATCGTGGTAGAACACGATGAAGAAGCTATACGCCATGCCGATTATGTGGTGGATATGGGTCCTGGTGCCGGTGTACATGGCGGACAGGTTATTGCACAAGGCTCACCCGCTGCCATTATGCGCAATCCAGATTCCTTAACTGGAAAATATCTTTCTGGTGAACGTCATATCGATGCACCTAAAAAACGTCATAAACCCAATCAAAAACACTTACTGAAATTGATAGGGGCTTCCGGTAATAATTTAAAGAATATCGATATTACTATTCCTTTGGGTTTGATGACTTGTATTACTGGCGTTTCGGGTTCAGGTAAATCCACCTTAATTAATGACACACTTTATCCCATTACCGCGAGAGCATTGAATAATGCCACGCTGATTCAGCCTGCGCCTTATACTGAAATCACTGGCTTAGAACAACTGGATAAATTGATTGATATTGATCAAAGCCCTATTGGACGTACTCCTCGTTCTAATCCGGCTACGTATATTGGTCTGTTTACACCGATACGCGAGTTATTTGCAGCCACGCCAGAATCGCGCTCACGCGGCTATAAACCCGGGCGGTTTAGCTTTAATGTCAAAGGCGGGCGTTGCGAAGCCTGTGAAGGAGACGGTGTACTGAAGGTTGAGATGCATTTTTTGGCGGATATTTATGTACAGTGTGATGTCTGTAAGGGTAAACGTTATAATCGAGAAACCTTAGAGATCCAGTATAAGGGTAAAAATATCCATGAAATTTTAGAAATGACTGTAGAAGATGCGGCGATTTTCTTTAAGCCTGTTCCTGTACTGGCTAGAAAGCTACAAATGCTGATGGAAGTCGGTCTTTCTTATATCCGTCTCGGCCAAAGTGCACCGACACTCTCCGGCGGTGAAGCGCAACGCATTAAACTAGCGAAAGAACTCAGTAAACGCGATACGGGCCAAACGCTTTATATTCTTGATGAGCCCACAACAGGTCTACATTTTTACGATATCGAACAATTGTTAAAGGTTTTATATCGTTTACGCGATCACGGTAATACGGTAGTGATTATCGAACATAATCTGGATGTCATTAAAACGGCGGATTGGATTATCGATTTAGGTCCCGAAGGCGGAAATAAGGGCGGGGAAGTTGTTTGCGAAGGAACACCAGAGCAAGTGGCTAAAAATCCGGCTTCTTATACTGGGAAATTTTTAAAACCCTTGCTGGGAAAACAAAGCGGCTTGTCAGCCGAAAAAAATGGCCGTCATGGTTAA
- the ssb gene encoding single-stranded DNA-binding protein: protein MARGINKVILIGNLGADPEVRHMPSGAAVATINIATSETWKDKQTGEQHDRTEWHRVVLFQRLAEIVGEYLRKGSKVYIEGRLQTRKWQDKTTGQDRYTTEIVANELQMLDSRGAQASDAPAFTQQSNNFSATQPAREMNKSAELATEFADDDIPF, encoded by the coding sequence ATGGCTAGAGGCATTAATAAAGTAATTTTGATAGGTAACCTAGGTGCGGATCCTGAAGTTCGCCATATGCCAAGTGGTGCTGCCGTAGCAACCATTAATATTGCAACCAGTGAAACCTGGAAAGACAAACAAACCGGTGAACAACATGATCGCACCGAGTGGCATCGCGTGGTTCTTTTTCAGCGACTGGCTGAAATTGTTGGTGAGTATCTGAGAAAAGGTTCTAAGGTCTATATTGAAGGCCGTCTACAAACCCGAAAATGGCAAGATAAAACAACAGGTCAAGATCGGTACACCACTGAAATTGTGGCAAATGAATTACAAATGCTTGATAGTCGCGGCGCTCAAGCATCAGACGCACCCGCGTTTACCCAACAGAGTAATAATTTCTCAGCAACGCAACCTGCACGTGAAATGAACAAGTCAGCCGAGTTGGCGACCGAATTTGCTGATGATGATATTCCTTTTTAA
- a CDS encoding GIY-YIG nuclease family protein codes for MKQSAVYIITNKKHGTLYTGVTSLLVKRIYEHKEGIIDGFTKKYNCKLLVFYELHETMESAILREKQIKAGSRKKKLQLIENINPNWIDLYAEII; via the coding sequence ATGAAACAATCTGCTGTTTATATCATAACCAATAAAAAGCATGGAACCCTTTACACCGGGGTAACATCCCTATTGGTTAAAAGAATTTATGAGCATAAAGAAGGGATCATTGATGGGTTCACTAAAAAATATAACTGTAAATTATTAGTATTTTATGAATTACATGAAACAATGGAATCAGCTATCCTGAGAGAAAAACAAATTAAGGCGGGTTCTAGAAAAAAGAAACTGCAGTTGATAGAAAATATCAACCCAAATTGGATAGATTTATATGCAGAAATTATCTAA
- a CDS encoding porin family protein: MFKKIITISLFSVSALALVNANAAALSDTAQNAKQDKKLAKVAPAKHKAKPVVVEAKNSNAQFETISVPRTSQVPAGVYVTGQIGYADTGMKSKLERGFLDNNGIAGRLALGYKITPNIAVEAGLLQLQDGKTVVDDKGSFSSNQYALDVAAKGILPVTHNVNVYGKAGVAYLTTRLQADTNQTTGNFNDQAGIAKHKWAPEVAVGMSYDVTSNINVDTSFTHIHPVGNNRPDNINFLAVGVGYTFG, from the coding sequence ATGTTTAAGAAAATTATAACTATTAGTTTATTCAGTGTTTCCGCTTTAGCACTTGTGAACGCTAATGCAGCAGCGCTTTCAGATACCGCTCAAAACGCAAAACAGGACAAAAAACTTGCCAAAGTAGCGCCTGCAAAACACAAAGCGAAGCCTGTTGTTGTAGAAGCAAAAAACAGCAACGCTCAGTTTGAAACCATTTCTGTACCACGTACCAGCCAAGTACCAGCCGGTGTATATGTAACAGGTCAAATTGGTTACGCTGATACCGGTATGAAATCTAAGCTAGAGCGAGGGTTTCTTGATAACAATGGTATTGCGGGTCGTTTGGCACTGGGTTATAAAATAACCCCAAACATTGCAGTTGAAGCAGGTTTATTACAATTACAAGATGGTAAAACTGTGGTTGATGACAAAGGCTCTTTTTCTAGTAACCAATACGCGCTAGATGTTGCTGCAAAAGGCATCCTACCTGTAACGCATAATGTTAATGTTTATGGTAAAGCCGGTGTTGCTTACTTAACAACCCGTTTACAAGCAGATACAAATCAAACCACGGGTAATTTTAATGATCAAGCAGGTATTGCTAAACACAAATGGGCACCTGAAGTGGCTGTTGGTATGAGCTATGACGTGACATCCAATATTAACGTTGATACTTCATTCACACACATTCACCCTGTAGGTAACAACCGTCCGGATAACATTAACTTTCTAGCGGTAGGTGTTGGATACACATTCGGTTAG